In one Oscillospiraceae bacterium genomic region, the following are encoded:
- a CDS encoding sugar transport system permease has protein sequence MLTVANRSKPAMSRALQRRENVNGYLFMLPSLIFFVGFVIIPMFICIFYSLTDANMHPSAVHFVGMKNFVNLWQDDTFLHALKNTFLIVVVSVPTVCAFSLWVGSAIYKLKGPVLSAFRCIFYLPVVTGSVAVTVVWKWMYDNYTGIFNAVLKGVGLIDKNINFLGDSRFALWCIILILFTTSVGQPIVLYVSALGNVDQTLIEAAEVDGATKFQVFWRIKWPQMMPTTLYILVITTINSFQCFALIQLLTQGGSDTNTVMYYIYYTAFKLTETVGHFGYANAMGVMLAIFIAILSAVQFRLAKEK, from the coding sequence GTGCTCACCGTGGCAAACCGTTCCAAGCCCGCCATGAGCCGGGCGCTGCAGCGCCGTGAGAACGTCAACGGCTACCTGTTCATGCTGCCCAGCCTCATTTTCTTCGTGGGCTTCGTCATTATCCCCATGTTCATCTGCATCTTCTACAGCTTGACCGACGCCAATATGCACCCGAGCGCGGTCCACTTCGTGGGCATGAAGAACTTCGTCAACCTCTGGCAGGACGACACCTTCCTGCACGCGCTGAAAAACACCTTCCTTATCGTGGTGGTCAGCGTGCCCACGGTGTGCGCCTTTTCCCTGTGGGTGGGCTCGGCCATCTACAAGCTCAAGGGCCCGGTGCTCTCCGCCTTCCGCTGCATCTTCTACCTGCCCGTGGTCACCGGCTCCGTGGCCGTGACGGTGGTTTGGAAGTGGATGTACGACAACTACACCGGCATTTTCAACGCCGTGCTCAAGGGCGTCGGCCTCATTGACAAGAATATCAACTTCCTGGGGGACTCCCGCTTCGCCCTGTGGTGCATCATCCTGATCCTGTTCACCACCTCCGTGGGCCAGCCCATCGTGCTCTACGTCTCCGCCCTGGGCAACGTGGACCAGACCCTCATCGAGGCCGCCGAGGTGGACGGCGCCACCAAGTTCCAGGTTTTCTGGCGGATCAAGTGGCCCCAGATGATGCCCACCACCCTGTACATCCTGGTCATCACCACCATCAACTCCTTCCAGTGCTTCGCGCTGATCCAACTGCTGACCCAGGGCGGCTCGGACACGAACACGGTGATGTACTACATCTACTACACCGCCTTCAAGCTCACCGAGACGGTCGGCCACTTCGGCTACGCCAACGCCATGGGCGTGATGCTGGCCATCTTCATCGCCATATTGTCCGCCGTGCAGTTCCGGCTGGCGAAAGAAAAGTAG
- a CDS encoding sugar ABC transporter substrate-binding protein — MKQKRILALALALSMTLGLAGCSNGGGSAATPAPQSQAPQAESQAPASQAPEAPAAATEISLWTYPIGNWGQEDAVKALTDAFKAETGITVKVEYLAYADGDDKVNSAITAGQAPDLVMEGPERLVANWGASGYMVDLSDMLDAGDRAEIQASVLDACTAADGSVYEYPLVMTAHCMAVNLDAFKEAGADQYLDLTTHTWTTENFIKAVDALYAHFGDTVGAVYCQGQGGDQGTRALVNNLYGGTFTDAGHTQYTWDDPLNVKALEQLKSMKGIAFDASLAGGDEIAKFYQGSLKMAFCWNIAQQLNPNTANTGAEKTIAGEQIAFMSFPSETGDSKLQGGIWGFGIFDNGDQARIDAAKTFITYMADSAHTVDAVKTANYFPVRSAAGGTDLSTIWADNEIMDEYQVLMPQLGDYYQVTKGWAQARTSWWNMLQKVGEGADVAETVATYAAEANAAAK, encoded by the coding sequence ATGAAGCAGAAACGAATTCTTGCACTGGCCCTCGCGCTGAGCATGACTCTGGGCCTGGCCGGCTGCTCCAACGGCGGCGGCAGCGCCGCCACCCCCGCCCCCCAGTCCCAGGCCCCCCAGGCCGAGTCCCAGGCGCCCGCTTCCCAGGCCCCCGAGGCCCCCGCCGCGGCCACTGAGATCAGCCTGTGGACCTACCCCATCGGCAACTGGGGCCAGGAGGACGCCGTCAAGGCCCTCACCGACGCCTTCAAGGCCGAGACCGGCATCACCGTCAAGGTGGAGTACCTGGCCTACGCCGACGGCGACGACAAGGTCAACTCCGCCATCACCGCCGGGCAGGCGCCCGACCTCGTGATGGAGGGCCCCGAGCGCCTGGTGGCCAACTGGGGCGCCAGCGGCTACATGGTGGACCTGAGCGACATGCTGGACGCCGGGGACCGCGCTGAGATCCAGGCCTCCGTGCTGGACGCCTGCACCGCCGCGGACGGCTCCGTGTACGAGTACCCCCTGGTCATGACCGCCCACTGCATGGCCGTCAACCTGGACGCCTTCAAGGAGGCCGGGGCCGACCAGTATCTGGACCTGACCACCCACACCTGGACCACCGAGAACTTCATCAAGGCCGTTGACGCCCTGTACGCCCACTTCGGCGACACCGTCGGCGCCGTCTACTGCCAGGGGCAGGGCGGCGACCAGGGCACGCGTGCCCTGGTCAATAACCTCTACGGCGGCACCTTCACCGACGCCGGCCACACCCAGTACACCTGGGACGACCCCCTGAACGTCAAGGCCCTGGAGCAGCTCAAGAGCATGAAGGGCATCGCGTTCGACGCCTCCCTGGCCGGCGGCGACGAGATCGCCAAGTTCTATCAGGGCTCCCTGAAGATGGCCTTCTGCTGGAACATCGCCCAGCAGCTCAACCCCAACACCGCCAACACCGGCGCCGAGAAGACCATCGCCGGCGAGCAGATCGCCTTCATGAGCTTCCCCTCCGAGACCGGCGACTCCAAGCTGCAGGGCGGCATCTGGGGCTTCGGCATCTTTGACAACGGCGACCAGGCCCGCATCGACGCCGCCAAGACCTTCATTACTTACATGGCCGACTCCGCCCACACCGTGGACGCCGTCAAGACCGCCAACTACTTCCCCGTCCGCTCCGCCGCCGGCGGCACCGACCTGAGCACCATCTGGGCCGACAACGAGATCATGGACGAGTACCAGGTGCTGATGCCCCAGCTGGGCGACTACTACCAGGTCACCAAGGGCTGGGCCCAGGCCCGTACCTCCTGGTGGAACATGCTCCAGAAGGTGGGCGAGGGCGCCGACGTTGCCGAGACCGTGGCCACCTATGCGGCTGAGGCCAACGCGGCCGCAAAATAA
- a CDS encoding putative HTH-type transcriptional regulator, translating to MTESQGDFTVKIRSVYNQFTRAEKKVADYVISHPREILFMSITELADSCGVGETSVFRFCRTVGLGGYQEFKMQMSLGMRDSEQDAGPLSGHVAPEDDVPAVIQKLLSASQRALAETAAMLDPAALDRAVDLLVAARRITFFGVGSSLTSAQKAAHKFLRISSKVLCVNDAHMQAMVAATMTADDVALVFSYSGSTKDTNFVARLARESGAKVVAITRFQKSPLIEFTDEVLLCGANESPLQGGSAGADICQAFVTDLLYTEYYRRNFAVCSENNEKTSASVLNKLF from the coding sequence ATGACGGAGAGCCAGGGCGATTTTACCGTAAAAATCCGCTCGGTCTACAACCAGTTCACCAGGGCGGAGAAAAAGGTGGCCGACTATGTGATCTCCCACCCCAGGGAGATTCTGTTCATGTCCATCACCGAGCTGGCCGACTCCTGCGGGGTGGGGGAGACCAGCGTCTTCCGCTTCTGCCGCACGGTGGGGCTGGGGGGCTACCAGGAGTTTAAAATGCAGATGTCCCTGGGGATGCGGGACAGCGAGCAGGACGCGGGGCCCCTGTCCGGCCACGTGGCGCCCGAGGACGACGTGCCCGCCGTGATCCAAAAGCTGCTCTCCGCCAGCCAGCGCGCCCTGGCCGAGACCGCCGCCATGCTGGACCCCGCCGCCCTGGACCGGGCGGTGGACCTGCTGGTGGCCGCGCGGCGGATCACCTTCTTCGGGGTGGGCTCCAGCCTGACCTCGGCCCAGAAGGCGGCCCACAAGTTCCTGCGCATCTCCTCAAAGGTGCTGTGCGTCAACGACGCCCACATGCAGGCCATGGTGGCCGCCACCATGACGGCGGACGACGTGGCCCTGGTGTTCTCCTACTCCGGGTCCACCAAGGACACCAATTTCGTGGCCCGCCTGGCCCGGGAGAGCGGGGCCAAGGTGGTGGCCATCACCCGTTTCCAAAAGTCCCCCCTCATCGAGTTCACCGACGAGGTGCTGCTCTGCGGCGCCAACGAGAGCCCCCTCCAGGGCGGCTCCGCGGGGGCGGATATTTGCCAGGCGTTCGTAACGGATCTGCTCTATACCGAGTACTACCGCCGCAACTTCGCCGTGTGCAGCGAGAACAACGAAAAGACCTCCGCCTCGGTGCTCAACAAGCTGTTTTAA
- the glk gene encoding hypothetical protein, which yields MAGARIAAVDMGGTKIKACLFEDGVCVERAETDSEARQGGGRLLSNAAGVLRGFGAFDALGVSTAGQVDPAWGTIRYANDNIKGYTGTDVKGWFTECFARPVAVLNDVYAAALGEGTHGAARGERDYICLTYGTGIGGGVVLDGALYYGAGASAGVMLGGILTHPEQVVPGDAFSGTYERYASTTALMAAAQAADPALTSGRALFTRLDEPLVKGVVDRWLDEVAAGICTLVHAFNVPCVVLGGGVMEQPYAIEGARRRVAERLIPGFRGVRVEGASLGNMAGLYGAARLAEQLLEPGEENEE from the coding sequence GTGGCCGGGGCGCGTATCGCCGCCGTGGATATGGGCGGCACGAAGATCAAGGCCTGCCTCTTTGAGGACGGCGTGTGCGTGGAGCGCGCGGAGACCGACTCCGAGGCCCGGCAGGGCGGCGGGCGGCTGCTGTCCAACGCGGCCGGGGTGCTGCGCGGCTTCGGGGCCTTCGACGCCCTGGGCGTCAGCACCGCCGGGCAGGTGGACCCCGCGTGGGGCACCATCCGCTACGCCAACGACAATATCAAAGGCTACACCGGCACCGACGTGAAGGGCTGGTTTACCGAGTGCTTCGCAAGGCCGGTGGCCGTGCTGAACGACGTGTACGCCGCCGCCCTGGGGGAGGGTACCCACGGGGCCGCCCGGGGGGAGCGGGACTACATCTGCCTGACCTACGGCACGGGCATCGGCGGCGGCGTGGTGCTGGACGGGGCGCTGTACTACGGCGCCGGGGCCTCCGCCGGGGTCATGCTGGGTGGGATTTTGACCCACCCGGAACAAGTCGTGCCGGGGGACGCCTTTTCCGGCACCTACGAGCGCTACGCCTCCACCACCGCCCTCATGGCGGCGGCCCAGGCCGCAGACCCGGCGCTCACCAGCGGGCGGGCGCTGTTCACCCGGCTGGACGAACCCCTGGTGAAGGGGGTGGTGGACCGCTGGCTGGACGAGGTGGCCGCGGGGATCTGCACCCTGGTCCACGCCTTCAACGTGCCCTGCGTGGTGCTGGGGGGCGGGGTCATGGAGCAGCCCTACGCCATCGAGGGGGCCCGCCGCCGGGTGGCGGAGCGGCTGATCCCCGGCTTCCGGGGGGTGCGGGTCGAGGGGGCCAGCCTGGGCAACATGGCCGGGCTTTACGGCGCGGCCCGGCTGGCGGAACAGCTGCTGGAGCCGGGCGAAGAAAACGAGGAGTGA
- the nanE_1 gene encoding putative N-acetylmannosamine-6-phosphate 2-epimerase — MNKEAFLEQVRGRLIVSCQALPDEPLHSSYIMSRMAYAAFLGGAAGIRANTVEDIAEIRKTVDLPVIGIIKQVYEDHPDLYITPTMAEVDALAACGVEVIALDATRRVRPGGLTIKEFFPQVRAKYPDQLFMADCSDVEEGMAAAELGFDLIGTTLASYTPYTQGVSLPPFDMIEYLVKHSGKHVVAEGNIWSPQELRRAMDLGILTAVVGSAITRPLEITRRFVAALG, encoded by the coding sequence ATGAATAAGGAAGCCTTTCTGGAACAGGTGCGGGGCAGGCTGATCGTCTCCTGCCAGGCCCTGCCGGACGAACCCCTGCACAGCTCCTACATCATGTCCCGCATGGCCTACGCGGCTTTCCTGGGCGGCGCGGCGGGAATACGGGCCAATACGGTGGAGGACATCGCCGAGATCCGCAAGACGGTGGATCTGCCGGTCATCGGTATCATCAAACAGGTCTACGAGGACCACCCCGACCTCTATATCACCCCCACCATGGCGGAGGTGGACGCCCTGGCCGCCTGCGGGGTGGAGGTCATCGCCCTGGACGCCACCCGGCGGGTACGCCCCGGCGGGCTGACCATCAAGGAGTTTTTCCCCCAGGTGCGCGCCAAGTACCCGGACCAGCTCTTTATGGCGGACTGCTCCGACGTGGAGGAGGGCATGGCGGCCGCGGAGCTGGGCTTCGATCTCATCGGCACCACCCTGGCCAGCTACACCCCCTATACCCAGGGGGTCTCCCTGCCGCCCTTCGATATGATCGAGTACCTGGTCAAGCACAGCGGGAAGCACGTGGTGGCCGAGGGCAACATCTGGTCGCCCCAGGAGCTGCGCCGCGCCATGGATCTGGGCATCCTGACCGCGGTGGTGGGCTCCGCCATCACCCGGCCCCTGGAGATCACCCGCCGGTTCGTGGCGGCCCTGGGCTAG